A single window of Streptomyces aquilus DNA harbors:
- a CDS encoding beta-ketoacyl synthase N-terminal-like domain-containing protein has protein sequence MADRQDGGQQEDGGSFVAVIGLACRYPGASNPEEFWHNLVQGLETVTRFPCRPVPGPAGQADAGEYVPARGLLKDPEWFDAGYFGFSPREARIISPQHRIFLECAVEALEDAGCDPERFPGAVGVYAGSTDTSYANIVRSRRDELPLVTDMEILVGNAPDYLASRVAYKIGLRGPAVVVQAACATSLVAVHTAAQALLAGDCDVALAGGVAVHVPAKASPYIVGGILSQDGTCRAFDAEAGGTVGGDGVGIVVLKRLSEAIRDGDSIRAVLRGSAVNNDGANRIGYTAPSMEGQAAVIREAQLVSGVDAATVGYVEAHGTATPLGDPIEIAALTKAFRQDTDRRGFCQIGSVKTNIGHTDAAAGVAGLIKTVLTLQHGVIAPSLNFTAPNPHIDFEASPFVVATGTREWRTDEGIPRRAGVSSFGIGGTNAHVLLEQAPEPTPTALVQPWQLLVLSARTPAALDAMTDRLVAHLRAHAGELPLADVAWTLQTGRREHACRRFAVVRDADDAIRILSGLDPGRLVDYAERGPTRPVALVFPGTIDSSRTRDLRATQPVFLRAFEECLSVVGAEDVPAELDILATELALARLWQSWGVRPAAVAGSGAGAVVADVVAGVCTVEEAVRRTVTGATVELRTPRIPVLEQAPGPAEATDHLWMPVLPESGRQDALPALLDAAGRLWLAETTMRWEGLHAGVRQRRVPLPSYPFERQRYVVEPQPFVPPRTEVPATPSEGSVYQVVADLFAQTLGLEAVELDESFFDLGGDSLIATQLLSRARELFPTARLDAAVIYEAQTPAEFAELIDKQTAPAP, from the coding sequence GTGGCGGACCGGCAGGACGGCGGGCAGCAAGAGGACGGCGGTTCCTTCGTCGCCGTCATCGGCCTGGCGTGCCGTTACCCCGGGGCCTCCAACCCGGAGGAGTTCTGGCACAACCTGGTCCAGGGCCTGGAGACCGTCACTCGCTTCCCCTGTCGGCCTGTTCCCGGGCCTGCCGGGCAGGCAGACGCCGGGGAGTACGTCCCAGCAAGGGGCCTGCTCAAGGACCCCGAGTGGTTTGACGCCGGATATTTCGGCTTCTCGCCTCGGGAAGCCCGCATCATCAGCCCTCAGCACCGGATCTTCCTGGAATGCGCGGTGGAGGCACTGGAGGACGCCGGCTGCGACCCGGAGCGCTTCCCGGGGGCCGTCGGCGTCTACGCGGGCAGCACCGACACCTCGTACGCGAATATCGTCCGTTCCCGCCGCGACGAGCTGCCCTTGGTGACGGACATGGAGATCCTGGTCGGCAACGCGCCGGACTACCTCGCCTCCAGGGTCGCCTACAAGATCGGTCTGCGCGGCCCCGCCGTGGTTGTCCAGGCGGCGTGCGCCACCTCGCTGGTCGCGGTGCACACCGCCGCGCAGGCGCTGCTGGCCGGTGACTGTGATGTGGCCCTCGCGGGCGGTGTGGCGGTCCACGTTCCCGCCAAGGCGAGTCCCTACATCGTGGGCGGAATCCTCTCCCAGGACGGCACCTGCCGCGCCTTCGACGCTGAAGCGGGAGGGACGGTGGGCGGCGACGGCGTGGGCATCGTCGTACTCAAGCGCCTGTCCGAGGCCATCAGGGATGGCGACAGCATCCGCGCGGTGCTGCGCGGCTCCGCAGTGAACAACGACGGAGCCAACCGCATCGGCTACACCGCGCCCAGCATGGAGGGGCAGGCAGCGGTGATCCGTGAAGCGCAGCTTGTCTCCGGTGTCGATGCGGCAACGGTCGGCTACGTGGAGGCGCACGGCACAGCCACACCGCTCGGCGACCCCATCGAGATCGCCGCGCTGACCAAGGCATTCCGCCAGGACACCGACCGCCGCGGCTTCTGCCAGATCGGTTCGGTCAAGACGAACATCGGCCACACCGACGCGGCCGCCGGTGTGGCCGGACTGATCAAGACCGTGCTCACCCTCCAGCATGGCGTCATCGCGCCGAGTCTCAACTTCACGGCCCCGAATCCACACATCGACTTTGAAGCGAGCCCCTTCGTAGTGGCCACCGGCACGCGGGAGTGGCGGACCGATGAGGGGATTCCACGCCGTGCGGGGGTCAGCTCCTTCGGGATCGGAGGCACCAATGCCCACGTCCTGCTTGAGCAGGCTCCCGAGCCGACACCCACCGCCCTTGTGCAGCCCTGGCAGCTGCTGGTTCTGTCGGCCCGCACGCCGGCAGCCCTGGACGCAATGACCGACCGGCTCGTTGCCCATCTGCGGGCCCATGCTGGGGAGCTGCCGCTCGCCGACGTCGCCTGGACGCTGCAGACCGGGCGCCGCGAACACGCCTGCCGCCGATTCGCGGTGGTGCGCGATGCCGACGACGCCATTCGCATCCTGAGCGGCCTCGACCCGGGCCGGTTGGTCGACTACGCGGAGCGAGGGCCGACCCGGCCGGTCGCCCTTGTCTTCCCCGGCACCATCGACTCCTCCCGGACGCGCGATCTGCGCGCGACGCAGCCGGTGTTCCTCCGGGCCTTTGAGGAATGCCTGAGTGTCGTCGGCGCCGAGGATGTCCCTGCGGAACTCGACATCTTGGCCACCGAGCTTGCGCTCGCCCGACTTTGGCAGTCCTGGGGTGTGCGCCCGGCGGCCGTCGCAGGCAGCGGCGCCGGGGCCGTGGTGGCGGACGTCGTAGCCGGAGTCTGCACAGTGGAGGAGGCGGTCCGCCGGACTGTCACCGGAGCCACGGTCGAACTCCGCACCCCCAGGATCCCCGTGCTCGAGCAGGCACCCGGGCCGGCAGAGGCAACGGACCACCTCTGGATGCCCGTGCTTCCGGAAAGCGGTCGGCAGGACGCGCTGCCCGCCCTGCTGGATGCCGCCGGCCGCCTCTGGCTCGCCGAGACCACCATGCGCTGGGAAGGGCTCCATGCGGGAGTGAGGCAGCGCCGAGTACCGCTGCCGTCCTATCCGTTCGAACGGCAGCGGTACGTCGTGGAACCGCAGCCGTTCGTACCGCCCCGGACCGAGGTTCCCGCGACCCCTTCGGAGGGCTCCGTCTACCAGGTCGTCGCGGATCTGTTCGCCCAGACGCTTGGTCTGGAGGCTGTCGAGCTCGACGAGAGCTTCTTCGACCTGGGGGGCGATTCACTCATCGCCACCCAGCTGCTGAGCCGCGCCCGCGAACTCTTTCCCACTGCCCGACTCGACGCCGCTGTCATTTACGAGGCACAGACGCCCGCAGAGTTCGCAGAGTTGATCGACAAACAGACGGCTCCGGCACCTTGA
- a CDS encoding phosphopantetheine-binding protein, producing the protein MSAQPIPPADGVTDTERVLAVIWSEVLQVPDVGVEQNFFDLGGHSVLLHMVHDRIVARLGMNPPLIELFQYPTVRGLAAYLDGNAPGAELSVGRGEALRTDGRARLAGRRDGRIHRPTLFGEGDDNE; encoded by the coding sequence GTGAGTGCACAGCCGATTCCACCCGCTGACGGTGTCACGGACACCGAGCGGGTCCTGGCCGTCATCTGGTCCGAGGTGCTGCAAGTACCGGACGTCGGCGTGGAGCAGAACTTCTTCGACCTGGGTGGCCACTCCGTCCTCCTGCACATGGTCCACGATCGGATCGTCGCCCGTCTGGGCATGAACCCGCCCCTCATCGAGCTCTTCCAATATCCGACCGTCCGCGGCCTGGCGGCATACCTCGACGGGAACGCCCCGGGCGCGGAGCTGAGTGTCGGCCGAGGCGAGGCGCTGCGCACCGACGGCCGGGCCAGGCTCGCCGGGAGGAGGGACGGGCGCATCCACCGACCGACGCTGTTCGGGGAGGGCGACGACAATGAGTGA
- a CDS encoding ABC transporter ATP-binding protein, with translation MSRRERGQLEDGASFAATSRRLAGMFRQERRSVIGSFALAAFGVLTFLVGPRIWGSAIDAILAGTLGSGLPAGQTKEAAVQALRDSGRNSFAEIVDRLNVTPGSGIDFGYVGHLLLIAAGLYCLGTLAGFAQQNIQHNAIARVMRTLRHDVEEKLNRLPVRYLNGSSRGELLSRMTNDIDNIATSLSQTLTQLLFALLMVVGVLTMMLSISPLLTLLALISVPLTFAVGTVVAKRSQRVFGDQWRLTGELNAHIEESYSGHELVTVFDRGGAFRETFANRNAEVKKTSHLSQFMSGLIAPLVLFIENLNYVLLCIVGAFRVISGQLTLGEVVAFVQYSRQYSQPLGSLASMSNLIQSSIASAARVFALLDEPEEGPGCQGRLPAVRPRRITFEQVSFGYDRELTIKDLDLVIEPGRTAAIVGASGAGKTTLMNLLMRFYEVGSGRILVDGTDITSVSRDALRSEIGLVPQEPWLFGGTIRDNIAYGRPDASLEQVEQAAQACGVSHIVNALPQGYDTVVDGGNGRLSEGERQLICIARAFIADPAVLILDEATSAVDARTELLLQRATSRLRHGRTCLVIAHRLSTIRDADVIVVLQDGRIVEQGTHTQLLRAGGAYHRLSQYQFHEPSALPVLDPDEGALWMSEETKQSHRGGQVS, from the coding sequence ATGAGCCGCCGGGAGCGTGGTCAGCTCGAAGACGGCGCGAGCTTCGCCGCAACGTCGCGCCGATTGGCAGGCATGTTCCGCCAAGAGCGGCGGTCGGTGATCGGTTCGTTTGCTCTGGCTGCGTTCGGTGTACTGACCTTTCTGGTCGGCCCGCGGATCTGGGGCAGTGCGATCGACGCAATTCTGGCCGGCACTCTGGGCTCTGGTTTGCCAGCGGGGCAGACCAAAGAGGCTGCCGTGCAGGCGCTCCGTGATAGCGGCCGAAACAGTTTCGCGGAGATTGTCGACAGGCTGAACGTTACGCCCGGGTCCGGCATCGACTTCGGTTATGTAGGACATCTACTGTTGATAGCCGCAGGCCTGTATTGCCTCGGAACCCTGGCGGGGTTCGCCCAACAGAACATCCAGCACAATGCGATCGCTCGCGTCATGAGGACTCTGCGTCACGACGTCGAGGAGAAGCTCAATCGGCTGCCGGTCCGTTACCTCAACGGCTCTTCGCGCGGCGAGCTGCTGTCACGGATGACCAACGACATCGACAACATCGCGACCTCGCTTAGCCAGACGCTGACCCAGTTGCTCTTCGCCCTGCTCATGGTCGTCGGCGTACTGACCATGATGCTGAGCATCTCACCACTGCTGACACTGCTTGCGTTGATCTCGGTGCCGCTGACCTTCGCCGTCGGGACCGTGGTGGCGAAACGAAGCCAACGGGTATTCGGCGACCAGTGGCGACTGACTGGAGAACTCAACGCGCATATCGAGGAGTCCTACTCCGGCCACGAACTCGTCACCGTGTTTGACCGCGGAGGCGCGTTCCGTGAAACGTTCGCGAACAGGAACGCCGAGGTGAAGAAGACAAGTCATCTCTCGCAGTTCATGTCAGGCCTCATCGCCCCGCTGGTGCTGTTCATCGAAAACCTGAATTACGTCCTGCTCTGCATCGTCGGTGCCTTCAGGGTGATCAGCGGGCAGCTGACCCTGGGCGAAGTCGTTGCGTTCGTCCAGTACTCGAGACAGTACTCACAGCCACTCGGATCGCTCGCTTCGATGTCCAACCTGATCCAGTCGAGTATCGCGTCGGCTGCCCGCGTGTTTGCCCTGCTCGACGAGCCGGAGGAGGGCCCTGGCTGCCAGGGACGGCTGCCGGCCGTTCGGCCGCGCCGAATCACGTTCGAGCAGGTGTCGTTCGGCTACGACCGCGAGCTGACCATCAAGGACCTCGACCTGGTCATCGAGCCGGGGCGGACCGCGGCGATCGTCGGCGCGTCAGGCGCCGGGAAGACGACCCTGATGAACTTGCTGATGCGGTTTTACGAGGTTGGCAGTGGACGCATCCTCGTCGACGGCACAGACATCACCTCGGTATCGCGGGACGCGTTGCGCTCCGAGATCGGGCTCGTTCCTCAAGAGCCATGGCTGTTCGGCGGGACCATTCGCGACAACATTGCCTACGGGCGGCCGGATGCCTCACTCGAGCAGGTCGAGCAGGCCGCTCAAGCCTGTGGTGTCAGCCATATCGTCAACGCTCTTCCACAGGGCTACGACACGGTGGTCGACGGTGGGAACGGACGCCTGAGTGAGGGCGAGCGACAGCTGATCTGCATCGCGCGCGCGTTCATCGCTGACCCGGCCGTGCTGATTCTCGATGAGGCCACCAGTGCGGTTGATGCCCGCACCGAGCTCCTCCTGCAACGGGCGACCTCGCGGCTGCGTCATGGCCGCACATGCCTGGTGATCGCTCATCGGCTCTCCACCATCCGCGACGCCGACGTCATCGTCGTACTGCAGGACGGTCGGATCGTGGAGCAGGGAACGCACACGCAGCTGCTGCGAGCCGGAGGTGCGTATCACCGGCTCAGTCAGTACCAGTTTCACGAGCCGAGCGCCTTGCCGGTGCTGGACCCCGACGAGGGCGCCTTGTGGATGTCGGAGGAGACAAAGCAATCACATCGCGGCGGCCAGGTCTCCTGA
- a CDS encoding ABC transporter ATP-binding protein yields MRLVRAQLAKHRGWFAVVTVFQLVSVTATLYLPTINADLIDNGLLRADVGHIWTVGGWMVVVSIVQLLAAVISSYAGTRAATNAAHDLRSDVYDKITTFSSREHQDFGTATLITRSTDDVQQIQAFLLTFGTVVVAAPITMLGGAYMALRADAGLSFLIVVAVVVLGAALAVILRWMTRVSRRMQDRLDAVNRVMREQLMGFTVIRAFTRERFEAERFGQVNNELTVATRSMGRLRGTFVPAVMLITDLAIVAVVWFGGHRVESGHLLIGGLTAYVTYLGLILGAALMAASGVMMLPNMMVAAERIQAVLNSTPVLRPTGVPANSFPIRGELELRGVALRYPGADADVLSGIDLRIEPGGTVAIVGSMGAGKTTLLSIVARLQAATSGSVRLDGVDLRTIDPTVLHSQLAIVPQRSLLFTGTVASNLRLAKPDATDAELWEALEVAQAREFVSVMDDGLESPIAQGGTNVSGGQRQRLCIARALVANPRVLLLDDPVSALDQETAARLLAAVRTATADATVLLVSQRTAGIRSAERIVVLHEGSIVGDGTHQSLMESCQTYQELAASQEAIGALS; encoded by the coding sequence ATGCGTCTGGTCCGTGCTCAGCTCGCCAAGCACCGAGGGTGGTTCGCTGTTGTAACCGTCTTCCAGCTGGTCAGCGTCACCGCCACCTTGTATCTGCCTACGATCAATGCGGATCTGATCGACAACGGCCTGCTGCGCGCGGACGTCGGGCACATCTGGACAGTCGGCGGGTGGATGGTGGTCGTCAGTATCGTCCAGCTGCTGGCAGCGGTGATCTCGTCCTACGCTGGAACGCGTGCGGCCACAAACGCTGCGCACGACCTGCGGTCAGACGTCTACGACAAGATCACTACGTTCTCCAGCAGGGAACATCAGGACTTCGGCACAGCAACGCTGATTACTCGCAGCACCGACGACGTGCAGCAGATACAGGCGTTCCTGCTCACCTTCGGCACAGTGGTGGTCGCCGCACCGATCACGATGCTGGGCGGAGCCTATATGGCGTTGCGTGCGGATGCCGGCCTGTCCTTCCTGATCGTCGTGGCAGTTGTCGTGCTGGGTGCGGCGTTGGCCGTGATCCTTCGCTGGATGACACGCGTGTCGCGACGGATGCAGGACCGCCTGGATGCAGTCAACCGGGTCATGCGCGAGCAGTTGATGGGTTTTACGGTGATCCGCGCGTTCACCCGCGAGCGCTTCGAGGCCGAGCGGTTCGGGCAGGTGAACAACGAGCTGACGGTGGCAACCCGGTCGATGGGACGGCTGAGGGGGACGTTCGTTCCCGCCGTCATGCTGATCACTGATCTGGCGATCGTGGCCGTGGTGTGGTTCGGTGGCCACCGGGTCGAGTCGGGACATCTGCTGATCGGCGGTCTGACCGCCTACGTCACTTACCTGGGCCTGATCCTTGGGGCAGCCCTTATGGCCGCCTCCGGGGTGATGATGTTGCCAAACATGATGGTCGCGGCGGAACGTATTCAGGCGGTGCTCAACTCCACCCCTGTGCTCCGGCCAACGGGCGTACCCGCCAACTCGTTCCCGATCCGCGGTGAGTTGGAGCTGCGCGGCGTTGCGCTGCGGTACCCAGGCGCCGATGCTGACGTCCTGTCCGGCATCGACCTACGGATCGAGCCCGGCGGCACGGTGGCGATCGTTGGATCGATGGGTGCAGGCAAGACGACCCTGCTGTCGATCGTCGCGAGACTTCAGGCCGCAACATCTGGATCCGTCCGGCTGGACGGCGTTGATCTGCGCACCATCGATCCCACTGTGCTGCACAGTCAGCTCGCGATCGTTCCGCAGCGTTCGCTGCTTTTCACAGGTACGGTCGCAAGCAATCTGCGGCTGGCCAAGCCGGACGCCACTGACGCCGAGCTCTGGGAGGCGCTGGAGGTCGCGCAGGCTCGCGAGTTCGTCTCCGTGATGGACGACGGACTCGAGTCACCGATCGCCCAGGGTGGAACGAACGTCTCCGGCGGCCAGCGGCAACGTCTATGCATTGCCCGCGCACTCGTTGCCAACCCACGCGTCCTCCTTCTTGACGATCCGGTCTCGGCGCTCGATCAGGAAACAGCCGCACGGCTACTGGCAGCGGTGCGCACAGCCACAGCCGACGCCACAGTCCTACTGGTGTCGCAGCGGACTGCCGGTATCCGCAGCGCCGAACGGATCGTGGTGCTCCACGAGGGCAGCATCGTCGGCGATGGGACACATCAATCACTGATGGAAAGCTGTCAGACGTACCAGGAGCTGGCGGCTTCGCAGGAAGCGATCGGGGCATTGTCATGA
- a CDS encoding FAD-binding oxidoreductase, whose protein sequence is MRTYDLPVRRVARTHPLSRKVLAMSANTTDAESPVAYHPGSAEYDEHRAAFQLREQHRPTHVVAARDADDVVAAVRHAAEASMPIAVQATGHGLANPLAGEGVLVSTRRMDNVQVDPGAGTARVGAGARWRDVIEAAARYDLAPLSGSMPGVGAVSYTLGGGIGLMARRYGFAADHVTRLELVTADGSLLTASEHEEPDLFWALRGGGGSFGIVTELEMALMPVARLVGGGLMFDLGETPEVVTTWLHWTATMPPEMTSAMTTLEISKRHMAHIQIAYLGSAAEADELVAPLRALKPAHDALREIPYRQSDTVFSEPDQPHAYVADNVLLRSIDEERLRDAIAASAPGRPAPSIISVRHLGGALSTPPGVPNAVSHREALYLLCVVGVVAPTTKLNAASARAQQDELLAGWSGSALGSSPNFTLGRPDRRAAAELFDAERRDRLLRLAHRHDPAGLLHPSFVIA, encoded by the coding sequence ATGCGTACCTACGACCTGCCTGTTCGCCGAGTGGCGCGCACGCATCCTCTATCCAGAAAGGTGCTCGCGATGAGTGCCAACACGACCGACGCCGAATCACCGGTGGCGTACCACCCAGGGTCTGCCGAGTACGACGAGCACCGTGCCGCCTTCCAACTGCGGGAGCAACATCGGCCGACCCACGTGGTGGCGGCACGGGACGCCGACGACGTCGTGGCGGCCGTCCGGCACGCCGCGGAGGCAAGTATGCCGATCGCGGTCCAGGCCACAGGACATGGTCTCGCCAACCCGCTCGCCGGTGAAGGTGTGTTGGTGTCGACACGAAGGATGGACAACGTCCAAGTCGACCCCGGCGCCGGCACCGCACGCGTGGGCGCCGGGGCACGGTGGCGCGACGTGATCGAGGCCGCCGCCCGCTACGACCTGGCACCGCTGTCCGGGAGCATGCCCGGGGTCGGCGCTGTCTCCTACACGCTCGGCGGCGGCATCGGGCTGATGGCTCGCCGCTACGGCTTCGCCGCGGACCATGTCACGCGCCTGGAACTGGTCACCGCCGACGGCTCCTTGCTGACGGCTTCGGAACACGAGGAGCCGGACCTGTTCTGGGCGCTCCGCGGGGGCGGCGGGAGCTTCGGCATCGTGACCGAACTGGAGATGGCCTTGATGCCGGTCGCCAGGCTGGTCGGCGGCGGGCTGATGTTCGACCTGGGCGAGACGCCGGAGGTGGTGACGACCTGGTTGCATTGGACGGCGACCATGCCCCCGGAAATGACCTCGGCGATGACCACGCTTGAAATCTCCAAGCGGCACATGGCTCATATCCAGATCGCCTACCTGGGTTCCGCCGCGGAGGCAGACGAGTTGGTGGCCCCGTTGCGGGCGTTGAAACCTGCGCACGACGCCTTGCGGGAGATCCCGTACCGGCAGTCCGACACCGTCTTCAGCGAACCGGATCAGCCGCATGCGTACGTCGCCGACAACGTCTTGTTGCGGTCGATCGACGAGGAACGCCTCCGCGACGCCATCGCCGCGTCGGCCCCGGGCCGGCCGGCCCCCTCCATCATCTCGGTTCGTCATCTCGGTGGAGCGCTGTCCACTCCGCCGGGGGTGCCGAACGCAGTCAGCCACCGCGAGGCGTTGTACTTGCTGTGTGTCGTAGGTGTGGTGGCCCCGACGACCAAGTTGAACGCGGCAAGTGCGCGGGCGCAGCAGGATGAACTGTTGGCCGGCTGGTCCGGGAGCGCCCTGGGCAGCTCGCCGAACTTCACTCTCGGGCGACCCGACCGCCGCGCCGCCGCAGAACTGTTCGACGCCGAGCGTCGCGACCGATTGCTGCGGCTGGCCCATAGGCACGACCCCGCAGGACTGTTGCACCCCAGCTTCGTCATCGCCTGA
- a CDS encoding helix-turn-helix transcriptional regulator, translated as MTPDRFFTLMLLLASRDAVTTQELATALGVSLRTITRDLNWLRDAGLPVTAQRGRLGGVTMLPGSGFDLTRLTPGERDHLSLTGLDETQRAELDPSAESRHALAKIVARQPRQAHELLPLTDVVHVDSRPWRQARASGTTPASLIGALRQARRLRIEYDSPRASRPRDLVVDPYGLFAKAGIWYLVADCDGVPRMYRLERITTWKEIDRPRRIREDQTLATVAATLVDQWEHNHAIEVSATIDQPQIERAQRIFGQRLVRDDHEESATGHKVTIRFLHLEDVRALLPFGSAITVHGPTEARARLRDLATELSHHYAPPLTS; from the coding sequence GTGACCCCAGATCGCTTCTTCACCCTGATGCTGCTCCTCGCATCGAGGGACGCCGTAACCACCCAGGAGCTCGCCACAGCGCTCGGAGTGTCCCTTCGCACCATCACCCGGGACCTGAACTGGCTCCGCGACGCCGGTCTGCCGGTGACCGCACAGCGGGGCCGCCTCGGAGGCGTGACGATGCTGCCCGGATCCGGATTCGACCTCACGCGACTCACACCGGGCGAGCGTGATCATCTGTCGCTCACCGGGCTGGACGAGACGCAGCGCGCGGAGCTCGACCCGTCGGCCGAAAGCCGACACGCTCTCGCCAAGATCGTCGCGAGACAGCCACGTCAAGCTCACGAGCTCTTGCCACTCACCGACGTAGTGCACGTGGACAGCCGTCCCTGGCGTCAGGCACGAGCTTCCGGCACGACTCCGGCTTCGCTGATCGGCGCGCTGCGGCAAGCTCGCCGGCTTCGGATCGAATACGACAGCCCACGCGCATCACGCCCACGCGACCTGGTCGTGGATCCCTACGGGCTGTTCGCCAAGGCCGGCATCTGGTACCTCGTCGCGGACTGTGACGGAGTGCCACGGATGTACCGACTCGAACGGATCACGACGTGGAAGGAAATCGACCGGCCACGACGAATCCGCGAGGACCAGACGCTGGCCACCGTCGCCGCAACGCTCGTTGATCAGTGGGAACACAACCACGCGATAGAAGTCAGCGCCACCATCGACCAGCCCCAGATCGAGCGGGCGCAACGGATCTTCGGCCAACGGCTCGTCCGGGACGACCATGAGGAATCCGCCACCGGCCACAAGGTGACGATCCGTTTCCTGCACCTGGAGGACGTGCGAGCACTCCTGCCGTTTGGGAGCGCCATCACCGTGCACGGCCCCACCGAAGCCAGGGCCCGCCTCCGCGACCTCGCCACCGAGCTCTCCCACCACTACGCACCACCCCTGACGTCCTGA
- a CDS encoding pyridoxal 5'-phosphate synthase, which translates to MSAQHESLSGLHDVAFPEWDNDPPREPFELLSRWLDEAEQQGCAEPRGAAVSTVDESFSLSSRMMTMVELTARGPVFATHTTSRKAHDIRATQSGSALFYWREIGRQLLVAGTFERVDEQKSESLWSNRHPALHPMSSLSRQSEVLTDPTALRDRVRLLEVEASQRPAPIARPLRYVGYELCGTHVEFWSSASDRLHRRLLYKWSGGQWCIRRLQP; encoded by the coding sequence GTGAGCGCACAGCACGAGAGCCTGTCCGGGTTGCACGACGTTGCCTTTCCGGAGTGGGACAACGATCCGCCCCGGGAACCGTTTGAGTTGCTCTCCAGATGGCTCGACGAGGCCGAGCAGCAGGGTTGCGCCGAGCCACGTGGGGCTGCGGTCTCCACCGTGGACGAGAGCTTCAGCTTGTCCTCTCGAATGATGACGATGGTTGAGCTGACCGCTCGCGGGCCGGTATTCGCCACGCATACCACCAGCCGCAAGGCACACGACATCCGCGCGACGCAGTCCGGAAGCGCCTTGTTCTACTGGCGCGAGATCGGCCGGCAGTTGCTCGTCGCGGGAACCTTCGAGCGGGTCGACGAGCAGAAGTCGGAGTCGCTGTGGAGCAACCGGCATCCAGCTCTGCACCCGATGAGCAGCTTGTCCCGGCAGAGCGAGGTGCTGACCGACCCCACTGCGTTGCGGGATCGGGTCCGTCTTCTCGAGGTCGAAGCATCACAGCGGCCGGCCCCGATCGCACGACCGCTCAGGTATGTCGGATATGAGCTGTGTGGCACGCACGTGGAGTTCTGGTCGAGTGCCTCCGACCGGCTCCACCGACGCCTTTTGTACAAGTGGAGTGGAGGTCAGTGGTGCATCCGCAGACTGCAGCCGTGA
- a CDS encoding PhzF family phenazine biosynthesis protein, translated as MVDVFARSAFHGNPVAVFFPEIDLSDRVMQAIGTELNLSEVAFVTPTGLPACFRARIFTPTQELPFAGHPMIGILAALHTQFDVAGDVTVRVPRGEVAGWVEPRGKELWAGFTLPVPRPSPEEIPVAEIVAALGAANIAPIELYDVGARHLVIALDSLDSLRDLQPDHTRLAKFPDVAFNCYAGSGTTWRNRMFSPSYGVVEDAATGSAAGPLLAHAYTYRDAPTGRPCRIEQGVELGRLAEMHVQLESGGDALQSRTWGQCVTVGSGTLEYPEDW; from the coding sequence TTGGTCGACGTCTTCGCGCGATCGGCGTTCCACGGCAACCCGGTCGCGGTCTTCTTCCCCGAGATCGATCTGTCGGACCGGGTCATGCAGGCGATCGGGACCGAACTCAACCTGTCCGAGGTCGCCTTCGTAACGCCGACCGGGTTGCCGGCCTGCTTCCGGGCGCGGATCTTCACGCCCACCCAGGAACTGCCGTTTGCCGGCCATCCGATGATCGGTATTCTGGCCGCTCTGCACACCCAGTTTGACGTAGCGGGTGACGTCACGGTGCGCGTTCCGCGCGGCGAGGTGGCCGGATGGGTGGAGCCCCGAGGGAAAGAGCTCTGGGCCGGATTCACTCTGCCGGTACCGCGCCCGTCTCCGGAGGAGATTCCGGTAGCCGAGATCGTCGCGGCACTAGGTGCCGCGAACATCGCGCCGATCGAGCTGTACGACGTCGGTGCCCGGCACCTCGTGATCGCGCTCGACAGCCTGGACTCCCTGCGGGACCTACAGCCGGATCACACCAGGCTGGCGAAGTTCCCCGACGTCGCCTTCAACTGCTACGCCGGCTCGGGGACGACGTGGCGTAACCGAATGTTCTCTCCGTCGTACGGAGTCGTCGAGGATGCCGCGACCGGTTCGGCCGCGGGTCCGTTGCTGGCGCACGCGTACACCTACCGGGATGCGCCGACTGGTCGTCCATGCCGGATCGAGCAGGGCGTTGAGCTCGGCCGACTCGCTGAGATGCACGTACAGCTTGAATCTGGCGGTGACGCGCTGCAGTCACGGACCTGGGGCCAGTGCGTGACCGTCGGCAGCGGAACACTCGAGTATCCGGAGGACTGGTGA